Proteins encoded in a region of the Cardiocondyla obscurior isolate alpha-2009 linkage group LG18, Cobs3.1, whole genome shotgun sequence genome:
- the Setx gene encoding uncharacterized protein Setx, translating to MTMIFSLERIHKTENTSFYLSELYRSYTCGRSKENDIICPNILVSRRHCIFLRDNENLYVTDLRSTNGVHINGEKKESVQIRLRNNDVIGIGCSSINPKNDETFYVYRVRIFESPITEGDEIDVISDTNINSLQEIPSVSSENDVLKRKIKHCEVVNKRLKVGCDNKQNCNDNSSKGNVSDLSNNNQKSHNNNSTSNLVEAECIIDDDIEIIHTSLAKDVKKETVANNNSNSNANCNPELQTDDEEDVNIEHMEYNTSKDISLIKLKKIKHEPKVQFSDIDVVDLSDDEDGIFPYSQLFDIKYEDDADTKIEIKQECVNNDELSTENITLINVDDEVIILTDSEDENNPWLDRLSRSQLLNDDSKSVFTDTVANDENDLGIWDEISNMVDPSEIPSTSEVSCNKEIVQSHASAYDKVRNKKDDYNTNLQQTEINVLNMNEVGFSNELSLKDSDRNKQIINSNINTSSSIKEVTRMDVDEANSFHESSAKDIDKSKQDADINICDKSKQKTEKKQTAKKDDQTLENLKQKLIAKSTKKLIPVIEPLELPLRRRQINHSKNKEIKVRETSQSKLALKEKTSKNDHNLSKIKKHVNDHFYDKEQTLQKNCRKRSKSISGGFSLSEILPKPGSSISKDEKKKIIENRKMKLKKIAETAAEEKKARENGQNINRRIAKPRAKISLKNRGDFLITEHESQESKSISNQSTKPSTSNTNQADVENFMISCKKTLKLHEKTNVSKDSVNTIATSLQQTLHLNNVPSTSEEKKTSCKTIDDKKRHNDANNSNMNIASTSKSSLQNMSIERDSVVNKKYLSSDNLKSILVKVKNKSLKKKKVSFSDKLEVNDYEIDSSNTLKKLHGKDAPIPTDKLVWTPVVYTDWSPKLEEFLARIFMWNPVWLEEQRYLKRDPPIVSECELQPMRLSYDSFKQYYKIAMPLLLLEIWCIITKDFETKNMQRATMMCAIVENSITYTPISSNNLFLMTLTLQVLVNKEDLSKQIHPVFGDLVYLEYASNVRGKKNFYKIFGYITQMHHTIINEFTHYNRELRSYVKDPYTVITYTLLTRNVEHVIPVNRLHRVRTVTYLRPNIRMVQALQYLPQSPLLKMIVNPKIENYQLPPLNEQNVSSLVTKDNLNSKQLEAVFRVTDTVLKKDPKLCFIQGPPGTGKTKVIVNLVTQILYGERENKTSLKILICAPSNAAVDEIVLRLLDIRSTLKQKRFNMVRIGRLETMHLSVKNISVTELAKKYLLKITKKPELNSISYAEELATLQTCIDSLRNQLANMKHRDETKRSSLSNCLFEASTRYELLRSNKTINDLHPKEYVKYQRGSEKIIISNANIIACTLSSCYTNQMESFFGHKERISVCIVDEATQSCEAETLIPLMLGVNTMVLVGDPNQLPATIISQRAKKLGLDQSVFSRIQNVFASHPNSPIIMLDTQYRMDYAISYWPNKHFYKGRLKNAVESFSTFPFYPYRVLHHGFVQNDDKFSNTTEAEFIANIILTMLLFANWEQTSTTVSLGILTPYQNQRTLIMNKINEKISSVPYNVKKKIDFEVNTVDSFQGQERDIIIMSCVRSKGIGFLSDKQRLCVALTRAKRSLILCGNFDTFMKDQMWKALLIDAKTRGILYHIKPNATPTAIKQFIIK from the exons ATGACAATGATATTTTCACTGGAACGAATACACAAGACGGAGAATACGAGTTTCTACTTGTCGGAACTTTATCGCTCT TACACTTGTGGCAGAAGTAAGGAAAATGATATTATTTGCCCTAATATACTTGTGTCTCGCAGGCATTGTATTTTTCTTCGAGATAATGAAAACTTGTATGTTACAGACTTAAGG agtACAAATGGTGTCCATATCaacggcgaaaaaaaagaatcagtTCAGATTAGACTAAGGAACAATGATGTTATTGGAATAGGCTGCTCAAGTATTAATCCAAAGAATGATGAGACATTTTATGTTTATAGAGTTCGCATCTTTGAG tcacCTATTACTGAAGGAGATGAAATTGATGTTATATCggatacaaatataaattcattgcAAGAAATACCTTCTGTTTCTTCTGAGAATGatgttttaaaaagaaaaattaaacattgcGAAGTTGTAAATAAAAGGTTGAAAGTCGGATGTgataataaacaaaattgcAATGATAATTCTTCTAAAG gaaatGTTTCTgatttatctaataataatcaGAAATCACACAATAACAACAGTACTAGTAATTTAGTAGAAGCAGAATGTATTATAGATGATGACATTGAAATAATTCATACATCATTAGCAAAAGATGTCAAGAAAGAAACtgttgcaaataataattcaaattcTAATGCAAATTGTAACCCAGAATTGCAAACTGATGATGAAGAAGATGTAAACATAGAACATATGGAGTATAATACAAGCAAAGATATTTCATTGATtaagttaaagaaaataaaacacgaGCCGAAAGTGCAGTTCTCTGATATCGATGTTGTCGATTTGAGCGATGATGAAGACGGAATATTTCCATACTCtcaattatttgatattaagtACGAAGATGATGCAGATACTAAAATAGAGATTAAACAGGAATGTGTCAACAATGATGAGTTAAGTACTGagaatattactttaataaatgttgACGACGAAGTGATTATTTTAACAGACAGCGAAGATGAGAATAATCCATGGTTAGACAGATTATCGAGAAGTCAGTTATTAAACGACGATTCAAAATCTGTTTTTACTGATACAGTAGCAAACGATGAGAATGACTTGGGAATTTGGGATGAAATTTCAAATATGGTTGATCCGTCTGAAATACCAAGTACTAGTGAGGTTTcttgtaataaagaaattgttcAATCACATGCGAGTGCTTATGATAaagttagaaataaaaaagacgatTATAATACTAACTTACAACAGACAGAAATCAATGTGTTGAATATGAACGAAGTCGGATTTTCTAATGAACTTAGTTTAAAAGATAGTGAtagaaataaacaaattattaacagtaatattaatactagTTCATCGATAAAAGAAGTAACTAGAATGGATGTAGACGAAGCTAATTCTTTTCACGAATCTAGTGCAAAAGATATTGATAAAAGTAAACAAGAtgccgatattaatatttgtgacAAAAGCAAACagaaaacagaaaagaaacaaaCCGCAAAGAAGGATGATCAAacattagaaaatttaaaacaaaaattgattGCAAAATCAACAAAAAAACTGATACCAGTAATAGAACCATTAGAATTACCTTTAAGAAGAAGACAAATTAATCATAGTaagaacaaagaaataaaagtacgTGAGACTTCGCAATCGAAATTGgcactaaaagaaaaaacgtcaAAGAATGATCATAAtttgtcaaaaataaaaaagcacgTTAATGATCATTTCTATGATAAGGAACAAACATTGCAAAAGAATTGTAGAAAGCGATCTAAATCAATATCTGGCGGTTTCTCATTAAGTGAAATATTACCAAAACCTGGATCATCTATTTCtaaagacgaaaaaaagaaaataatcgaaaatagaaaaatgaaattgaaaaagattGCGGAAACTGCCGCAGAAGAGAAAAAAGCTCGTGAAAATGGTCAAAATATCAATCGTAGGATTGCTAAACCAAGAGCTAaaatatctttgaaaaatcgCGGTGACTTTCTTATTACTGAGCATGAATCGCAAGAATCTAAATCTATTTCAAATCAATCTACAAAACCGTCAACATCGAATACTAATCAAGCTGATGTTGAAAATTTCATGATTTCCTGCAAGAAAACATTGAAATTGCATGAGAAAACAAACGTTTCTAAGGATTCAGTAAACACTATTGCTACATCATTACAACAAAcattgcatttaaataatgtgCCTTCTACTTCCGAAGAGAAGAAGACAAGCTGTAAAACGATTGATGATAAGAAAAGACATAACGATGCTAATAATAGTAACATGAATATTGCATCCACCTCCAAAAGTTCATTGCAAAATATGTCGATCGAACGCGATTCTGTggttaacaaaaaatatttatcatcggataatttaaaatcgatcctcgtaaaagtaaaaaataagtcattaaaaaaaaagaaagtatctTTCTCTGACAAATTAGAAGTAAATGACTACGAAATTGATTCTAGCAACACGTTAAAGAAATTGCATGGAAAAGATGCGCCTATACCCACAGATAAATTAGTATGGACACCCGTAGTTTATACAGATTGGAGTCCAAAACTGGAGGAGTTTTTGGCGCGTATTTTTATGTGGAATCCCGTGTGGCTCGAAGAACAGCGTTACTTGAAACGAGATCCGCCGATAGTGTCTGAATGTGAACTTCAACCCATGAGATTATCCTACGATTCTTTTAAACAGTATTACAAAATCGCAATGCCTCTTCTTTTGCTGGAGATATGGTGCATCATAACTAAGGATTTTGAAACGAAAAATATGCAACGTGCCACCATGATGTGTGCCATAGTCGAGAATTCTATTACATACACTCCGATATCAtcgaacaatttatttttgatgacGCTAACACTTCAAGTATTAGTTAATAAAGAAGACCTGAGTAAGCAAATTCATCCCGTTTTTGGGGATCTAGTATATTTAGAATACGCCAGTAACGTGCGCGgcaaaaaaaacttttacaagATATTTGGGTACATCACTCAAATGCACCACACGATTATTAACGAGTTTACTCATTATAATAGAGAATTACGGTCTTATGTTAAAGATCCGTATACTGTGATAACATACACCTTGTTGACGCGAAATGTCGAGCACGTTATTCCTGTAAACAGGCTGCACAGAGTTCGCACAGTCACATATCTAAGACCGAATATTAGAATGGTGCAGGCATTACAGTATCTTCCTCAATCACCTCTATTAAAAATGATAGTAAATCCGAAAATCGAGAATTATCAATTGCCGCCGTTAAACGAGCAGAACGTATCTTCGTTGGTCacgaaagataatttaaattcaaagcAATTGGAGGCCGTATTTAGAGTGACAGATACTGTGTTAAAAAAAGATCCCAAACTATGCTTTATTCAGGGCCCACCGGGCACGGGTAAAACTAAAGTTATTGTTAACTTAGTTACTCAAATACTGTACGGTGAACGAGAAAATAAGAcgtctttaaaaattttgatatgcGCACCGTCTAACGCCGCCGTCGATGAGATCGTTCTAAGACTTCTGGATATTAGATCTACTCTGAAACAGAAACGTTTTAATATGGTACGGATTGGTCGATTAGAGACGATGCATTTAAGTGTCAAAAACATTTCCGTGACAGAACTGGCGAAGAAGTATCTTCTGAAAATAACGAAGAAGCCAGAATTAAATAGTATATCCTACGCCGAAGAGCTGGCGACTTTACAGACGTGTATTGATTCGCTTAGAAATCAGCTCGCAAATATGAAACACAGAGACGAAACGAAGAGGAGTTCACTCTCAAACTGTCTGTTTGAAGCGTCAACAAGATATGAACTGCTGAGAAGCAATAAGACGATAAACGATCTCCATCCGAAAGAATATGTGAAATATCAACGCGGAtctgagaaaataattatttcgaacgcTAATATAATTGCCTGTACACTTTCGTCTTGTTACACAAATCAAATGGAGTCTTTCTTCGGGCATAAGGAAAGAATATCCGTATGCATCGTTGACGAGGCGACACAGAGCTGCGAAGCAGAGACTCTGATACCGTTGATGTTGGGAGTGAACACAATGGTCTTGGTGGGCGATCCGAATCAATTGCCCGCAACTATTATTAGTCAGCGAGCAAAGAAACTGGGATTAGATCAATCGGTATTTTCGAGGATACAGAATGTCTTTGCATCACACCCGAACAGTCCAATTATAATGTTAGACACGCAGTATCGCATGGATTATGCGATCTCGTACTGGCCAAATAAGCATTTTTACAAGGGAAGACTGAAAAACGCCGTCGAATCCTTCTCAACATTCCCATTTTATCCCTATAGAGTATTACATCACGGCTTCGTTCAGAATGACGATAAGTTCTCCAATACCACCGAAGCGGAATTCATAgccaatattattttaaccaTGCTATTGTTTGCTAATTGGGAGCAAACAAGCACTACCGTCTCTCTTGGAATTCTCACGCCATACCAGAATCAAAGAACTcttataatgaataaaattaacgaaaa GATATCTTCTGTGCcgtataatgtaaagaaaaaaattgattttgaaGTTAACACCGTCGACAGTTTCCAAGGCCAAGAACgagatattataataatgtctTGCGTGAGAAGCAAAGGTATTGGATTTTTGTCGGACAAGCAGAGACTTTGTGTAGCTCTCACGAGAGCTAAGCGTAGTTTGATATTATGTGGAAATTTTGACACTTTTATG AAAGATCAAATGTGGAAAGCATTGTTAATTGATGCAAAGACTCGTGGAATTTTATATCACATCAAACCCAATGCGACACCTACCgctattaaacaatttatcaTTAAGTAA